The region CCAGCCGTGCTCGGCGAAAAATACCGCATCTCGTCCCTCGCCGGCACCAATGTCGATCGCCGTAATTGTATTTTCGACGACCGGCGCCACGTCAACCGTGTTCTTGGCCATCGTGTTCGGTTCCGTTCCCCAATAGTAGTCCTCGCGGCCATACACCTCCTGCCGGTCATCGTATCGCATTACTAAACAATGGTCATTCGTGTCTGTATGAAGATTCTCATATTCGCCGCGGTCGACTTTCGCATCCGAGCGATTGCAGTAGTGAGTCCTATACCGAGAGTCGATTCTGACACGACGGACAGGACATCAATCCTTGTTTGATGAGCATATACGACTTCTCGCATTTCGGGCACGGGCTGCCGAGAGACATATCCGATTCACGCGCAAGCCCGAAGAGCGCGTTTCGGAGGTATCGCTGTTCCGTTTGCATCTCCGAGAGCTGTTTCTGGAGGGCAGTAATCTCCTCAGAGAGGCCCCGATCACGCTTGTTGTTAGACTCTCGCAGTGTCGGCATCATAGGTGGTGGTATCTCTCGAGAAGGGAAAAGGACGCCTCCTACGTACCACGGGTGTTCGGAGACGGTACGTCGAAATCGAGCTCGACCCGCTATTGAACAGCTCGATCGCTTCCGTATCGGCCGTGCCTATCGGGCAACCCGGCTTCGCCGTTCCACGTCGGGCGGATCGTTCTGCGTAATGGTGGAATCGTTTCTCCTCCCCTGACGCGTTCACTGGCTGATTTTCTGGGGTTCATCGACCGATAGTTTGCCACGAGACCAAGTCGCTGCCGATGTCGAACCGAATAGCGGATCTGCGTCTTCCTTCCTGTGGCCGGACGTATCCACTCACTCGATCGGGTTGTCTTCCCACCGTTCTGCGAATTCGTTCACCCACTTCCGGGATTCGATTTCCATGACGGGCCGTTCGACCCGTGACGGATACACGTCAGAAGCCGCGTGCACGTTCCAGCTATTCAGCACGACGCTCTTGACAGCGATCGTCGAGAACGGTCATCATCCGGTACCCGCATACCTTACAGTAACGTAGTTCGATCGGAGGATACAGCCATGAGTATCAGATCAGGGGGACTGGCACTGGTCGCAGGAAGTGCCGCGTTCCTCATCGCCGGTGTCACTGTCACCGAATTCGCCCATCAGTGGATCGAATTCTCGCTGTTCATCGGCATCCCGGCCGGGATCGTTGCTGGCGTGGTCACCTCCGCTGCGGTATACATTGGGTTAGCTGACAATTCCCCGGCCCAGCGCCAGCGCATCGCGAGTGCCGTCGCCGGATTCGGTGTCGTCTTTCTCGGTGGACTACTCCTCCTTGGTGGCGTCCTCTCCCTCGGTGTCACGCTCGCACTCAGTATCGCCTTCGTTGGCGCGCTTCTTGCGGGGACAGGAGTGTACGTCCGAAGACCGAAACGCCGCGAAACGGACAGCGAAGACGAAACTACCGGTATCCGATAACCGAAGAAGAATCACCGCGTGCGGATCGGTTCCGTGGGGTACCTGCAGTTTACGGGAACGGTTCGCTCCGCTCCCCGGTCGCGACCGTCTCGAGAACTCGTCGTACTGCCGGTTGCGAATGGCGGTTCGGGCCCACCTGATCCCGTCGCGAGCGGCTCAGACGAGGAGTTGCACGTCGGACTCGGCCATGTGCTGGAGGGCGGTAGCGGCTCCGACGCCGGTCGTGACGCCGTCGTAGAAGTCGTCTTCGTCGTAGTCCATCAGTTCGATGGTCATCTGGCAGGCCTGGAGGTCGACGCCCTGCTCGAGGGAGAGGTCGATGAGTTCCTGGATGGTGGCGGTGCCGTTTTCGTCGATTTTCTTCTGCATCATCTTAGTGGCCATGCGGTCCATCCCGGGAAGGGCGGCGATCGAGTTCGGCAGCGGCATGTTCGGGTTGCCGACGGCGCTCAGTTTGAGGTCCGCCGACTTCTCCTCGTGGAGGATGTCGAGTCCCCAGAAGGTGTGGAAGACGACGACGTCCCAGCCGAAGGCAGCGGCCGTGCTCGCGAGGATCAGCGGCGGGTAGGCCATGTCGAAGCTGCCCTTGGTCGCGACGATGGTCATCTTTTTGCCGTCGTCGCCGAGTTC is a window of Natrinema salaciae DNA encoding:
- a CDS encoding DsrE/DsrF/DrsH-like family protein, coding for ELGDDGKKMTIVATKGSFDMAYPPLILASTAAAFGWDVVVFHTFWGLDILHEEKSADLKLSAVGNPNMPLPNSIAALPGMDRMATKMMQKKIDENGTATIQELIDLSLEQGVDLQACQMTIELMDYDEDDFYDGVTTGVGAATALQHMAESDVQLLV